A genomic segment from Neodiprion lecontei isolate iyNeoLeco1 chromosome 1, iyNeoLeco1.1, whole genome shotgun sequence encodes:
- the LOC107217177 gene encoding cytochrome P450 6j1 isoform X2, producing the protein MIGVLGTVEMLCALAAILTGIWYYLVGNYGFWKERGVPGPEPRLLFGNIKDIMLVRDSFGESLKKMCDQFPGAPLVGIYARRTPVLLVRDPELVKDVMIKDFSTFSERGNPMHEKMEPLAAHLFNLETKRWRSLRPKLSPLFTTGKMKHMFALILECADYFEKYIHILAEKGEPIDCREITAKFTTDVIGSCAFGLQMNAIGDEDSEFRKMGRKVFEVSLKARILQIMRMAAPWLYELIGISALPLDVQQFFMSSMKETIDYRMKNDFRRGDLVDMLIEIKNNPEKLDFETLRLRPPVVFHMRKAVTDYTFRGTNVTIPKGQKVWIPVWDIHQNPEYYPKPEVFDPERFTDDMRQARHPMTYLPFGDGPRNCIGARFAVYQTKLGLIKVLSNFKVDVCDKTHIPYKPDPKSFLLAPIGGVYLQFSKVN; encoded by the exons ATGATTGGTGTTCTTGGAACGGTGGAGATGCTCTGCGCTCTCGCAGCCATCCTAACCGGTATCTGGTACTACCTCGTGGGAAACTACGGCTTCTGGAAGGAGCGTGGAGTCCCAGGACCAGAACCCAGGCTACTTTTTGGAAACATAAAGGACATCATGCTCGTAAGAGATTCCTTCGGGGAGTCGTTGAAGAAAATGTGCGATCAATTCCCTGGTGCACCTTTGGTGGGTATATACGCCCGTCGCACGCCCGTGCTGCTCGTGCGTGACCCTGAACTCGTCAAGGACGTGATGATCAAAGACTTTTCGACGTTCTCGGAGAGGGGCAATCCTATGCACGAGAAAATGGAACCGCTCGCTGCGCATCTGTTCAATCTGGAAACTAAAAGATGGAGATCCCTTCGTCCCAAATTGTCGCCATTATTTACCACGGGTAAAATGAAGCATATGTTTGCCCTGATATTGGAGTGTGCGGACTATTTTGAGAAGTATATCCATATCCTCGCCGAGAAGGGTGAGCCCATTGATTGCCGCGAAATCACTGCCAAGTTCACCACGGACGTGATCGGCAGCTGTGCTTTCGGCCTGCAGATGAATGCCATCGGCGACGAAGACAGCGAGTTTAGGAAAATGGGAAGAAAAGTATTTGAGGTTAGCTTGAAAGCAAGGATCTTGCAGATAATGCGCATGGCAGCACCTTGGCTCTATGAATTAATAGGAATATCAGCACTGCCTCTTGATGTGCAGCAGTTCTTCATGTCGTCAATGAAGGAAACGATAGattatcgaatgaaaaatgactttCGCAGAGGGGACCTAGTTGACATGCTAATAGAGATAAAAAACAATCCGGAAAAATTAGATTTCG AAACGCTTAGGCTCAGACCGCCGGTTGTGTTTCACATGCGAAAAGCAGTGACCGACTATACGTTTAGAGGCACGAACGTAACGATTCCAAAAGGACAGAAGGTCTGGATTCCAGTATGGGATATCCATCAGAACCCAGAGTACTACCCAAAACCAGAAGTCTTTGACCCGGAACGCTTTACTGATGACATGCGTCAGGCCAGACACCCAATGACGTATCTACCTTTTGGCGACGGACCAAGGAACTGCATCG GTGCGCGCTTCGCTGTCTATCAAACGAAATTGGGCTTGATCAAGGTATTGTCAAACTTCAAAGTCGACGTCTGCGATAAAACTCATATTCCATACAAACCTGACCCTAAATCGTTCCTGTTGGCACCCATTGGAGGTGTATACCTTCAATTCTCCAAGGTTAATTAG
- the LOC107217177 gene encoding cytochrome P450 6A1 isoform X1, whose product MIGVLGTVEMLCALAAILTGIWYYLVGNYGFWKERGVPGPEPRLLFGNIKDIMLVRDSFGESLKKMCDQFPGAPLVGIYARRTPVLLVRDPELVKDVMIKDFSTFSERGNPMHEKMEPLAAHLFNLETKRWRSLRPKLSPLFTTGKMKHMFALILECADYFEKYIHILAEKGEPIDCREITAKFTTDVIGSCAFGLQMNAIGDEDSEFRKMGRKVFEVSLKARILQIMRMAAPWLYELIGISALPLDVQQFFMSSMKETIDYRMKNDFRRGDLVDMLIEIKNNPEKLDFELTDALITAQAFVFFLAGFETSSTTISHALLELAQYQDIQDRLRKEIKESLKANNHSVTYDSVKEMKYLDMVFQETLRLRPPVVFHMRKAVTDYTFRGTNVTIPKGQKVWIPVWDIHQNPEYYPKPEVFDPERFTDDMRQARHPMTYLPFGDGPRNCIGARFAVYQTKLGLIKVLSNFKVDVCDKTHIPYKPDPKSFLLAPIGGVYLQFSKVN is encoded by the exons ATGATTGGTGTTCTTGGAACGGTGGAGATGCTCTGCGCTCTCGCAGCCATCCTAACCGGTATCTGGTACTACCTCGTGGGAAACTACGGCTTCTGGAAGGAGCGTGGAGTCCCAGGACCAGAACCCAGGCTACTTTTTGGAAACATAAAGGACATCATGCTCGTAAGAGATTCCTTCGGGGAGTCGTTGAAGAAAATGTGCGATCAATTCCCTGGTGCACCTTTGGTGGGTATATACGCCCGTCGCACGCCCGTGCTGCTCGTGCGTGACCCTGAACTCGTCAAGGACGTGATGATCAAAGACTTTTCGACGTTCTCGGAGAGGGGCAATCCTATGCACGAGAAAATGGAACCGCTCGCTGCGCATCTGTTCAATCTGGAAACTAAAAGATGGAGATCCCTTCGTCCCAAATTGTCGCCATTATTTACCACGGGTAAAATGAAGCATATGTTTGCCCTGATATTGGAGTGTGCGGACTATTTTGAGAAGTATATCCATATCCTCGCCGAGAAGGGTGAGCCCATTGATTGCCGCGAAATCACTGCCAAGTTCACCACGGACGTGATCGGCAGCTGTGCTTTCGGCCTGCAGATGAATGCCATCGGCGACGAAGACAGCGAGTTTAGGAAAATGGGAAGAAAAGTATTTGAGGTTAGCTTGAAAGCAAGGATCTTGCAGATAATGCGCATGGCAGCACCTTGGCTCTATGAATTAATAGGAATATCAGCACTGCCTCTTGATGTGCAGCAGTTCTTCATGTCGTCAATGAAGGAAACGATAGattatcgaatgaaaaatgactttCGCAGAGGGGACCTAGTTGACATGCTAATAGAGATAAAAAACAATCCGGAAAAATTAGATTTCG AGCTCACTGATGCGCTAATTACTGCTCAGGCCTTCGTGTTTTTTCTTGCCGGCTTCGAGACTTCGTCAACGACGATCAGCCATGCTTTACTAGAACTCGCCCAATACCAAGATATACAGGACAGACTAcgcaaagaaataaaagaatcaCTCAAGGCAAACAATCACAGTGTTACATACGACAGTGTGAAGGAAATGAAGTACTTGGACATGGTATTCCAAG AAACGCTTAGGCTCAGACCGCCGGTTGTGTTTCACATGCGAAAAGCAGTGACCGACTATACGTTTAGAGGCACGAACGTAACGATTCCAAAAGGACAGAAGGTCTGGATTCCAGTATGGGATATCCATCAGAACCCAGAGTACTACCCAAAACCAGAAGTCTTTGACCCGGAACGCTTTACTGATGACATGCGTCAGGCCAGACACCCAATGACGTATCTACCTTTTGGCGACGGACCAAGGAACTGCATCG GTGCGCGCTTCGCTGTCTATCAAACGAAATTGGGCTTGATCAAGGTATTGTCAAACTTCAAAGTCGACGTCTGCGATAAAACTCATATTCCATACAAACCTGACCCTAAATCGTTCCTGTTGGCACCCATTGGAGGTGTATACCTTCAATTCTCCAAGGTTAATTAG